One Chryseobacterium wanjuense genomic region harbors:
- a CDS encoding AraC family transcriptional regulator translates to MKVTFERVIPDEKSSFRTIHNNSPISEFKWEYHYHPEIELVCVISGSGTRHVGYHKSNYTNGDLVLIGSNIPHSGFGLNSIDPHEEIVLQFREEILQFPQQEVEARSIKNLLELSKYGIHFHSKIKKTMLPRLKLMLESEGYKRYLLLLEILFELSKCTDYELLNKEIMPYTIISKNKTRLENIFTYVEHNYDKEINIEDVAKLANLTLPAFCNFFKKATQITFTEFVNRYRINKACLLMAQDKSISECSYNCGFNNVTYFNRMFKKYTEKTPSEFIKNFSHNKVNVDLKVEAKSKATF, encoded by the coding sequence ATGAAAGTTACATTTGAACGGGTAATCCCTGATGAAAAGAGCTCTTTCCGCACGATTCACAACAATTCTCCCATTTCAGAATTCAAATGGGAATACCATTATCATCCAGAAATTGAACTTGTCTGTGTGATTTCCGGGAGTGGAACGCGCCACGTCGGATACCATAAAAGCAATTATACGAATGGTGATCTGGTGTTGATCGGTTCCAATATTCCCCACTCCGGGTTTGGGTTGAATTCTATTGATCCGCATGAAGAAATTGTATTGCAATTCCGGGAAGAAATTCTGCAGTTTCCGCAACAGGAAGTGGAAGCGAGATCGATTAAAAACCTTCTCGAACTTTCAAAATATGGGATTCATTTTCATTCCAAAATTAAAAAAACGATGCTTCCAAGACTGAAACTCATGTTGGAATCTGAAGGGTATAAAAGGTATTTGCTGCTGCTTGAAATTTTGTTTGAATTGTCAAAATGTACAGATTATGAGCTTCTAAACAAGGAAATTATGCCTTACACGATTATTTCAAAAAATAAAACCCGTCTGGAAAATATTTTCACCTATGTTGAACACAATTACGATAAGGAAATCAATATTGAAGATGTGGCGAAACTGGCAAATCTGACACTGCCGGCTTTCTGTAATTTTTTTAAAAAAGCGACTCAGATTACGTTTACAGAGTTTGTGAACCGATATCGTATCAATAAAGCGTGTTTGCTGATGGCGCAGGATAAAAGCATCTCAGAATGCAGTTATAACTGTGGCTTTAATAATGTGACTTATTTTAACAGGATGTTTAAAAAATATACGGAAAAAACACCTTCTGAGTTTATTAAGAATTTCTCGCATAATAAGGTGAATGTAGATTTGAAGGTGGAAGCTAAGAGTAAGGCTACGTTTTAG
- a CDS encoding MFS transporter gives MKNFNIKAVLFLNYFVFAILLNSVGTVILQMQQNFGISKSSASVLEGFKDLPIAICSFILASFLPKIGIKNSMLIALFLVSCMCFVMPFSNDFWFFKLLFTIVGISFALIKISVFTSIGLVTDTDKEHSSFMGYLEGFFMIGVLMGNVLFSLFIDDHNPRSTHWLNVYWVLGTLSTLSFLFLFFSKLDEHEAKSEKTDLLGDLRNSASLFSYKKVLFFLLCAFLFVLVEQSFQTWTPTFYKEILKVPTSMSIQAGAVLAGAFALGRFLSGFFSKKFSWIYVVSFCVVGFAISILLVLPLTHNIHIDTGTTWLNAPLVVYLFPLMGGLLAPIYPSINSVILASIPKYLHSAMSGLIVVFSAIGGTIGSIITGFVFQEFSGQQAFYLSLIPLSLLIISAIIMNKLKINHKK, from the coding sequence ATGAAAAATTTCAACATAAAGGCAGTTTTATTTTTAAATTATTTCGTTTTTGCGATTCTTTTGAATTCTGTAGGAACGGTAATTTTACAAATGCAGCAAAATTTCGGTATTTCGAAGTCTTCTGCAAGTGTTTTGGAAGGTTTTAAAGATCTTCCGATTGCAATTTGCTCATTCATTCTGGCATCTTTTTTACCAAAAATAGGAATAAAAAATTCGATGTTGATCGCTCTGTTTTTGGTGAGTTGCATGTGTTTTGTGATGCCTTTTTCCAATGACTTTTGGTTTTTCAAACTGTTATTTACCATTGTCGGGATTTCTTTTGCTTTAATTAAAATTTCAGTCTTCACCTCCATCGGGTTGGTGACGGATACAGATAAGGAACATTCAAGTTTTATGGGTTATCTGGAAGGTTTTTTCATGATCGGCGTATTAATGGGAAATGTTTTATTCAGCTTGTTTATAGATGACCACAATCCCAGATCAACCCATTGGCTGAATGTGTATTGGGTGTTGGGAACACTCTCAACTTTATCATTTCTATTCTTGTTCTTCTCAAAATTAGACGAACATGAAGCGAAAAGCGAGAAAACAGATTTGCTGGGAGATTTGAGAAACAGCGCAAGTTTATTCAGTTATAAAAAAGTACTGTTCTTTTTATTGTGCGCTTTTCTTTTCGTGTTGGTAGAACAAAGTTTCCAAACCTGGACGCCGACTTTTTATAAAGAAATTTTAAAAGTTCCGACTTCGATGAGCATTCAGGCGGGAGCGGTTTTAGCGGGAGCTTTTGCGTTGGGAAGGTTTTTATCAGGGTTTTTCTCGAAAAAATTCAGCTGGATCTACGTGGTTTCTTTCTGCGTGGTGGGCTTTGCGATAAGTATTTTATTGGTTTTACCATTGACTCACAACATCCATATTGATACCGGAACAACATGGTTGAATGCTCCGCTTGTCGTGTATTTATTTCCATTAATGGGTGGTTTGCTGGCTCCGATTTATCCGAGTATCAACTCCGTGATTCTGGCTTCAATTCCAAAATATTTACACAGCGCAATGTCTGGTTTAATTGTGGTTTTCTCCGCAATTGGAGGTACGATAGGATCAATAATTACTGGTTTTGTCTTTCAGGAATTCAGTGGACAGCAGGCGTTTTACCTTTCATTAATTCCACTTTCATTGTTGATTATTTCAGCAATTATTATGAATAAATTAAAAATAAATCATAAAAAATAA
- a CDS encoding trehalase family glycosidase, with the protein MNKQLYIKEIQTLFDDVQRSKVFEDQKMMTDAVPLFPISLINAKYEKEKNSENFDLKDFVFSHFDFLGAKISIQREDHLPIEEHIEKLWDELTRTAYEEKGTLLKLPKPYIVPGGRFNEFFYWDSYFIMLGLQVSGRVEMMENIIENCSYLIQTVGFVPNASRTHFLSRSQPPYFSLMLDLLFETKKDEAIYIKYYDTLKKEYAFWMNGIEHLENASNINRVVKTINGDILNRYYDAENEPRPESYLIDIEDSENAGEEFYRNIRSACESGWDFSSRWFADGENIQTIETLNLAEVDLNCLLWHLEKTLAKSSALQNLSEKENYFKERAAGRRQMIDKYFWDEKSGTYKDYHTKKNTTTPSEHIAALYPLFLKLASGEQAKSVAKIIEEKFLYQGGLVTTTKKTGQQWDLPNAWAPYQWLGFKAMKNYGFDELAEKIKNNWCANVERVYNNTGKLMEKYNALDIETVAGGGEYPNQDGFGWTNGIYLTLKNN; encoded by the coding sequence ATGAACAAACAGCTCTATATAAAAGAAATTCAGACTCTTTTTGATGATGTCCAAAGATCAAAGGTTTTTGAAGATCAAAAGATGATGACCGATGCAGTTCCGCTGTTTCCGATCAGTTTGATTAATGCAAAATATGAAAAAGAAAAAAACTCGGAAAATTTTGATCTGAAAGATTTTGTATTCTCTCATTTTGATTTTTTAGGAGCAAAAATTTCGATTCAGAGGGAAGACCATTTGCCGATTGAAGAACATATCGAAAAGCTTTGGGATGAACTGACAAGAACAGCTTATGAAGAAAAAGGAACCTTGCTGAAGCTTCCGAAGCCATACATCGTTCCGGGAGGCCGTTTCAATGAGTTTTTCTATTGGGACAGCTATTTTATCATGCTGGGATTACAGGTTTCCGGAAGAGTGGAAATGATGGAAAATATCATTGAAAACTGTTCGTATTTAATTCAGACTGTCGGATTTGTACCGAATGCAAGCCGAACTCATTTTCTGAGCCGTTCCCAGCCTCCGTATTTTTCGTTGATGCTTGATCTGCTTTTTGAAACAAAAAAAGATGAAGCTATTTACATCAAATATTATGACACTTTAAAAAAAGAATATGCTTTCTGGATGAACGGAATTGAACATTTAGAAAATGCTTCAAATATTAATAGAGTCGTAAAAACTATTAATGGAGATATTTTAAACAGATATTACGATGCAGAAAACGAACCGCGTCCTGAAAGTTATTTAATTGATATTGAAGACAGCGAAAATGCAGGAGAAGAATTTTACAGAAACATCAGAAGCGCCTGCGAATCGGGCTGGGATTTTTCCAGCAGATGGTTTGCAGACGGAGAAAATATACAGACAATCGAAACCCTGAACTTAGCTGAAGTAGATCTGAACTGCCTTCTATGGCATTTGGAAAAAACATTGGCAAAATCTTCAGCGCTTCAAAATTTGTCTGAAAAAGAAAATTATTTTAAAGAAAGAGCAGCAGGCCGAAGACAGATGATCGACAAATATTTCTGGGATGAAAAATCAGGGACATACAAAGATTATCACACAAAAAAAAACACAACAACACCGTCTGAACATATTGCTGCTCTTTATCCTTTATTCCTGAAATTGGCAAGTGGCGAACAGGCAAAATCCGTAGCAAAAATCATAGAAGAAAAATTCCTCTATCAAGGCGGATTGGTGACTACGACCAAAAAAACAGGACAACAGTGGGATCTTCCCAACGCTTGGGCGCCGTATCAATGGCTGGGTTTTAAAGCAATGAAAAATTACGGTTTTGATGAGTTGGCAGAAAAAATTAAAAATAACTGGTGCGCCAATGTAGAAAGAGTCTACAACAACACCGGAAAATTAATGGAAAAATACAATGCTTTAGACATAGAAACTGTTGCAGGAGGTGGAGAATATCCGAACCAGGACGGATTTGGATGGACGAATGGTATTTATCTCACATTAAAAAATAACTAA
- a CDS encoding TonB-dependent receptor yields MKKRSIFLLAGIATLYFNNTYAQETPQDSTKTASIDQVVITGNSNPKKKIESSTAISTFTAKEIQKQNPISAAALLQRVPGFAVETSGGEVGNNLFARGIPSAGAYEFVQVQEDGLPVFEDGALQFANADNFFRVDNSVSRLEALRGGSGSIFANNSPGGLINFITKEGSNDFKGTAKLETSTYGLMRTDVNLGGALVEDKLFFNIGGFYRADNGIRKTGFKANNGGQIRMNLKYVFDKGYAKVYYKKLDDRNTFFLPIPLVQNGNDLKEFSGFDANYGTYSYRTISQLNIPQAGGGFFSRNLEDGIHPKVDVLGAEFKYDLGNNFSVLNKTRYTNINMNYTGIFPAGGPKDAVKFATDPVSEGGLGMTGYQYSLVSNGAVVNPQFVQKLGFWAIDKQMNNFVNDLQFNYKFDKGNVTAGFYKSNWKSHQYWNWSNILTTATDRPELLNLVDTSLAPTDMGYSKTYNGVTDMSFLIRDSQIQGSLNDVYLNLDYNITDNLSFNGGIRYSRDFYKGYGVSTTTSNLNNSDLTTDGTHSFYTTTADDNMAVLGNKYTYWNYDISRVSFTTALNYKINRENAVYARFSNGFRSPNEEAYYNNMNNLSAIKPVTTNQLEIGYKYYSRTFDVAVIPFYSTLKNLSFTDVYSDGTSENKFANTTNLGVELEGYARLFNNLLEITFNGTIQSPKYKDFTGRNADGSTFDYDGNTVRRMPKFYFNISPAVNITKQWRTYVSMNYYGKRFQDEKNAQTLPSFSEFGAGTSYQLGKIRFAVDGTNIFNTIGITEGDPRAGSPTGDGIIMARPIMGAAVRASITLDF; encoded by the coding sequence ATGAAAAAAAGATCGATTTTCTTACTTGCCGGGATTGCAACGCTTTATTTTAATAATACGTATGCACAGGAAACTCCACAGGATTCCACAAAAACGGCATCTATTGATCAGGTAGTAATCACGGGGAACTCAAACCCAAAAAAGAAAATAGAATCCAGTACGGCAATTTCTACGTTTACGGCGAAAGAAATCCAGAAGCAAAATCCTATCAGTGCCGCTGCATTATTGCAGAGGGTTCCGGGGTTTGCAGTGGAAACTTCGGGTGGTGAAGTAGGAAACAACCTTTTCGCGAGAGGGATTCCTTCTGCGGGAGCTTACGAATTCGTACAGGTTCAGGAAGATGGACTTCCGGTTTTTGAAGACGGAGCGTTACAATTTGCCAATGCAGATAATTTCTTCCGTGTAGATAATTCTGTGAGCAGATTGGAGGCTCTGAGAGGAGGTTCCGGATCTATCTTTGCCAACAATTCTCCGGGAGGGTTGATCAACTTTATTACCAAAGAAGGAAGCAACGATTTCAAAGGAACGGCAAAATTAGAAACCAGTACTTATGGCTTGATGCGTACCGATGTCAATCTGGGCGGAGCTTTGGTTGAAGATAAATTATTCTTCAATATCGGAGGTTTTTACAGAGCGGATAACGGTATCAGAAAAACAGGTTTTAAAGCCAATAACGGCGGACAAATCAGAATGAATCTAAAATATGTCTTCGATAAAGGCTATGCTAAAGTATATTATAAAAAACTGGATGACAGAAATACCTTTTTCCTTCCGATTCCTTTGGTACAAAATGGAAATGATCTGAAAGAATTTTCCGGTTTTGATGCCAATTATGGGACGTACAGCTACAGAACGATCAGTCAGCTGAATATTCCACAGGCGGGTGGAGGATTTTTCAGTAGAAATTTAGAAGACGGAATTCATCCGAAAGTTGATGTGTTGGGAGCAGAATTTAAATATGATTTGGGAAATAATTTCTCTGTTTTAAACAAAACGAGATATACCAATATCAATATGAATTATACAGGAATTTTCCCGGCGGGAGGTCCTAAAGATGCTGTTAAATTTGCTACTGATCCTGTTTCAGAAGGAGGTTTAGGAATGACAGGATATCAGTACTCTCTTGTGAGCAATGGAGCAGTTGTCAATCCACAATTTGTTCAAAAGTTAGGTTTTTGGGCAATCGACAAGCAGATGAATAATTTTGTGAATGACTTACAATTCAATTATAAATTTGACAAAGGAAATGTAACGGCAGGTTTCTACAAATCCAACTGGAAATCCCATCAATACTGGAACTGGAGTAATATTTTAACGACCGCAACAGACAGACCGGAACTTCTTAATCTTGTTGATACTTCTCTAGCTCCGACAGATATGGGATATTCTAAAACGTACAATGGGGTTACGGATATGTCTTTCTTAATCAGAGATTCTCAGATTCAGGGAAGTTTGAATGATGTGTATCTGAATTTAGATTATAATATTACAGATAATTTAAGTTTCAATGGAGGAATCCGTTACAGCCGCGATTTCTACAAAGGATATGGAGTAAGCACAACAACATCTAACTTGAATAATTCTGATTTAACAACAGACGGAACCCACAGCTTCTATACCACGACAGCCGACGATAATATGGCGGTTTTAGGAAACAAATACACCTATTGGAACTATGACATCAGCAGAGTTTCTTTCACCACAGCTTTAAATTATAAAATTAATAGAGAAAATGCTGTGTACGCCCGTTTTTCCAACGGTTTCAGATCTCCGAACGAAGAAGCGTATTATAATAATATGAATAATCTGTCGGCAATAAAACCGGTAACGACCAACCAGCTGGAAATTGGATATAAATATTATTCAAGAACATTCGATGTAGCGGTGATTCCGTTCTATTCTACACTGAAAAATCTTTCGTTTACGGATGTGTATTCTGACGGAACTTCAGAAAACAAATTTGCCAATACTACCAACTTAGGAGTAGAATTGGAAGGATATGCAAGATTGTTTAATAATTTGTTGGAAATTACTTTCAACGGAACGATTCAGAGTCCGAAATATAAAGATTTTACAGGAAGAAATGCAGACGGATCGACATTCGACTATGATGGAAATACCGTAAGAAGAATGCCTAAATTCTATTTTAATATTTCCCCGGCCGTGAATATCACAAAACAATGGAGAACGTATGTAAGCATGAATTATTACGGAAAACGTTTCCAGGATGAGAAAAATGCACAGACATTGCCTTCATTCTCGGAATTTGGAGCCGGAACTTCTTATCAGTTAGGAAAAATCCGTTTTGCAGTTGACGGAACGAATATCTTCAACACAATCGGAATCACAGAAGGCGACCCAAGAGCCGGATCTCCGACAGGTGACGGAATCATTATGGCAAGACCGATCATGGGTGCTGCCGTAAGAGCTTCGATAACTTTAGATTTCTAA
- a CDS encoding MBL fold metallo-hydrolase yields MLQIQGFVFNFASENTYIIYNENKNAWLIDPGNMNDQETKAISNFITENGLKIQKILLTHAHIDHVLGLQWAFDTFKVPVTMHKDDQDVLDMLQASGMRFGFQINPVKVDIEYVNEGDELDLDGEKFKIYHVPGHSPGSVVYHNENQQFMISGDVLFEGSIGRTDLYKGNYEQLIEGIKTKLFILDGKTQVFSGHGNPTTIGFEKEYNPFFK; encoded by the coding sequence ATGCTTCAGATTCAAGGTTTCGTATTCAACTTTGCCAGCGAAAACACCTATATTATTTATAACGAAAATAAAAATGCCTGGCTGATCGATCCGGGAAATATGAATGATCAGGAAACAAAAGCTATCAGCAATTTTATCACTGAAAATGGGCTGAAAATCCAGAAAATCCTTCTGACTCATGCTCATATTGATCATGTTTTGGGACTGCAGTGGGCTTTTGACACGTTTAAAGTTCCTGTGACGATGCATAAGGACGATCAAGATGTTCTGGATATGCTTCAGGCGAGCGGAATGAGATTCGGTTTTCAGATCAATCCTGTAAAAGTTGATATTGAATATGTAAACGAAGGCGATGAACTGGATCTTGACGGGGAAAAATTCAAAATATATCATGTTCCGGGACATTCTCCGGGAAGCGTGGTGTATCATAATGAAAACCAGCAATTCATGATTTCCGGTGATGTTCTTTTTGAAGGAAGCATCGGAAGAACCGACCTATATAAAGGAAATTACGAGCAATTAATTGAAGGAATTAAAACAAAACTTTTTATCCTCGACGGCAAAACACAGGTTTTCTCCGGCCACGGAAATCCTACGACTATTGGGTTTGAGAAAGAGTATAATCCGTTTTTTAAATAA
- a CDS encoding type IX secretion system plug protein, whose protein sequence is MKTLRIFLLSLGGLVFGQNIQSIQLFNPQTNDETPVINFNQQLVLSFDDLTNASEIYRYTIKHYNRNWEDDNLFFTEYANGSLNALLDKFQYSFNTLQAYTHYKLIFPNDKIQPKISGNFEIIVYKDSADKPLFKRRFYLVEDAATLAVGVSRISEARNPNVNQRVEVKAVSKGGDLSSNVNSMTLNVMQNNNPNMVINNLKPSTTLGNQLLFQQMSLLFPGNNEFYYFDNKNMNLAADMVRATEVKDGVNNTFLHPVWAFPLNYQYQPDVNGAWYYRRNDIGRERDAEREADYSWVYFSLDSDPVDKEIYVLGGFNNFKPSKENQMQYDAATKQYVAKIYLKQGFYNYILATKTPDGSLDFGEINGNFWQTENLYQAFLYYAPFGRNYDGLMGYGEFRTPVR, encoded by the coding sequence ATGAAAACTTTGCGCATTTTTTTACTTTCTTTGGGCGGACTGGTTTTTGGACAAAACATCCAAAGCATACAGCTGTTTAATCCTCAGACGAATGACGAGACACCGGTGATTAATTTCAATCAGCAGTTGGTTTTAAGCTTTGACGATCTTACGAATGCAAGTGAGATCTACAGATATACGATCAAACATTACAACAGAAATTGGGAGGATGATAATCTTTTCTTTACAGAATATGCGAACGGCAGTCTAAATGCTTTGCTGGATAAATTTCAGTATTCATTCAATACGTTGCAGGCTTATACCCATTACAAACTGATATTTCCGAATGATAAAATTCAACCTAAAATTTCGGGAAATTTTGAAATTATCGTTTATAAAGATTCTGCGGATAAACCTCTTTTTAAAAGAAGATTCTATCTGGTAGAAGATGCGGCGACATTAGCGGTTGGTGTTTCCAGAATTTCTGAAGCAAGAAATCCTAATGTCAATCAAAGGGTAGAAGTGAAGGCTGTTTCCAAAGGGGGAGATTTGTCTTCCAATGTTAATTCCATGACCCTGAATGTGATGCAGAACAACAACCCGAATATGGTCATTAATAATTTAAAACCAAGCACGACTCTGGGAAACCAATTGCTTTTTCAGCAGATGTCATTGCTTTTTCCGGGAAATAATGAGTTTTATTATTTCGATAATAAAAACATGAATCTGGCCGCAGATATGGTACGCGCAACGGAAGTGAAAGACGGGGTGAACAATACATTTCTTCATCCGGTTTGGGCTTTCCCTTTAAATTATCAATATCAGCCGGATGTAAACGGAGCCTGGTATTACAGGAGAAATGATATTGGCAGAGAAAGGGATGCGGAAAGGGAAGCAGATTACTCTTGGGTATATTTTTCTTTGGATTCCGATCCTGTGGATAAGGAAATTTATGTGCTGGGAGGTTTCAACAATTTTAAGCCAAGCAAAGAAAATCAAATGCAATATGATGCTGCAACTAAACAATATGTAGCAAAAATATATCTTAAACAAGGTTTCTACAACTATATTCTGGCTACAAAAACTCCTGACGGAAGCCTGGATTTCGGAGAAATTAACGGTAATTTCTGGCAGACGGAAAATCTTTATCAGGCATTTTTATATTATGCTCCTTTTGGTAGAAATTATGATGGATTGATGGGGTATGGTGAGTTTAGGACACCGGTGAGATAG